The following are encoded together in the Lathyrus oleraceus cultivar Zhongwan6 chromosome 3, CAAS_Psat_ZW6_1.0, whole genome shotgun sequence genome:
- the LOC127126268 gene encoding protein cornichon homolog 1, which produces MPFDLFFWLLICFPFNVALLASAFYQVLMLSDLEADYINPYDASSRINYYVVPEFIAQGLFCALFLFTGHWFMFLLMLPLASYHGMLYVKRQHLLDVTEVFRVLNAEKKFRIAKLAFYLIMVIITIFRLVLLAVFYLDMDDE; this is translated from the exons ATGCCTTTCGATTTGTTCTTCTGGCTTCTCATTTGTTTCCCTTTCAATGTTGCCCTTTTGGCCTCAGCTTTCTACCAG GTTTTGATGTTATCTGACTTAGAAGCTGATTATATAAACCCTTATGATGCTTCATCTCGGATCAATTACTATGTGGTTCCTGAGTTTATTGCTCAAGGATTATTCTGCGCTCTCTTTCTCTTCACCGGTCACTGGTTCATGTTTCTTCTCATGCTTCCACTTGCTTCCTACCATGGAATGCT GTATGTTAAGCGGCAGCATCTCCTTGATGTTACTGAAGTGTTTAGGGTACTCAATGCTGAGAAGAAATTTCGGATAGCCAAACTTGCTTTTTACCTAATAATGGTTATTATAACTATCTTCAG GCTTGTATTACTCGCCGTCTTCTATTTAGATATGGACGATGAATGA